Proteins encoded in a region of the Lemur catta isolate mLemCat1 chromosome 14, mLemCat1.pri, whole genome shotgun sequence genome:
- the MBL2 gene encoding mannose-binding protein C: MSLFPSLPLLLLSVVAACYSEIVTSEDIQKTCPVIACGTPGINGFPGKDGRDGIKGEKGEPGQGLRGLQGPPGKVGPPGNSGPPGLPGAKGQKGDPGKSPDCDCRAAASEREALRLKLDRINQWLTFSLGKQVGQKIFLTNGEAMTFDRVKVLCAQLQGSVATPRNAEENTAIQNLVKEDAFLGITDKKTEGQFVDLTGNRVTYTNWNDGEPNNAGSGEDCTVLLRNGRWNDAPCSSSFLAVCEFPV; encoded by the exons ATGTCCCTgtttccatccctccctctccttctcctgaGTGTGGTGGCAGCATGTTACTCAGAAATTGTAACCTCTGAGGACATCCAAAAGACCTGCCCTGTGATTGCCTGTGGTACTCCAGGCATAAACGGCTTCCCAGGCAAAGACGGACGCGATGGTATCAAGGGAGAAAAGGGAGAACCAG GCCAAGGGCTCAGAGGCTTGCAGGGCCCTCCTGGAAAGGTTGGGCCTCCAGGAAACTCAGGGCCCCCTGGGTTACCAGGAGCAAAGGGCCAAAAAGGAGACCCTGGAAAAAGTCCAG attGTGATTGTAGGGCGGCTGCTTCAGAAAGAGAAGCTCTGCGATTAAAATTGGATCGTATCAACCAGT gGCTGACCTTCTCTCTGGGCAAACAAGTTGGGCAGAAGATCTTCTTGACCAACGGTGAAGCGATGACCTTTGACAGAGTGAAGGTTCTATGTGCCCAATTGCAGGGCTCTGTGGCCACCCCCAGAAATGCTGAAGAGAACACGGCCATCCAGAATCTAGTCAAGGAAGATGCCTTCCTGGGCATCACAGACAAGAAGACAGAAGGCCAGTTTGTGGATCTGACAGGAAATAGAGTCACCTACACGAACTGGAACGACGGGGAGCCCAATAATGCTGGCTCTGGGGAAGATTGTACAGTGCTCCTAAGAAATGGCAGGTGGaatgatgctccctgttcctcctcctttttgGCAGTCTGCGAGTTCCCTGTCTGA